A DNA window from Salvelinus sp. IW2-2015 linkage group LG4q.1:29, ASM291031v2, whole genome shotgun sequence contains the following coding sequences:
- the actr1b gene encoding beta-centractin yields MESYDIIANQPVVIDNGSGVVKAGFAGDQIPKYCFPNYVGRPKHVRVMAGALEGDLFIGPKAEEHRGLLSVRYPMEHGIVKDWNDMERIWQYVYSKEQLQTFSEEHPVLLTEAPLNPSKNREKAAEVFFETFNVPALFISMQAVLSLYATGRTTGVVLDAGDGVTHAVPIYEGFAIPHSIMRVDIAGRDVSRYLRLLLRKEGYDFHTSAEFEVVRTIKERACYLSLNPQKDETLETEKAQYTLPDGSTLDIGPARFRAPELLFRPDLIGDESEGIHEVLAFAIQKSDMDLRRTLFSNIVLSGGSTLLKGFGDRLLSEVKKLAPKDVKIKISAPQERLYSTWIGGSILASLDTFKKMWVSKKEYEEDRARAIHRKTF; encoded by the exons ATGGAGTCCTATGACATTATAGCTAACCAGCCGGTTGTGATCGATAAT GGTTCAGGTGTTGTCAAAGCTGGCTTTGCTGGAGACCAGATCCCCAAATACTGCTTCCCCAACTA CGTGGGCCGTCCCAAGCACGTGCGCGTGATGGCAGGAGCCCTGGAGGGGGACCTCTTCATTGGACCCAAAGCAGAG GAGCACAGAGGGTTGCTGTCAGTAAGGTATCCTATGGAGCATGGTATAGTGAAGGACTGGAACGATATGGAGAGGATCTGGCAGTACGTCTACTCTAAGGAACAGCTGCAGACCTTCTCAGAGGAG CACCCTGTCCTGTTGACTGAAGCTCCCCTGAACCCCAGTAAGAACAGGGAGAAGGCGGCTGAGGTGTTCTTTGAGACCTTCAACGTTCCCGCCCTCTTTATCTCCATGCAGGCAGTCCTCAGTCT CTATGCGACAGGGCGTACCACGGGTGTGGTGTTGGATGCAGGCGACGGGGTGACCCATGCGGTGCCCATCTACGAGGGCTTTGCCATTCCCCACTCCATCATGAGGGTGGACATCGCTGGAAGGGACGTGTCCCGTTACCTCCGGCTGCTGCTACGCAAGGAGGGCTATGACTTCCATACCTCCGCAGAGTTTGAGGTGGTCCGCACCATCAAAGAG AGAGCCTGCTACCTGTCCCTGAACCCCCAGAAGGATGAGACTCTGGAGACCGAGAAGGCCCAGTACACCCTCCCCGACGGTAGCACGCTGGAT ATTGGTCCAGCCAGGTTCCGCGCCCCAGAGCTGCTGTTCAGGCCAGACTTGATCGGAGACGAGAGCGAGGGGATCCATGAGGTGCTGGCCTTCGCTATCCAGAAGTCTGACATGGACCTCCGACGCACACTCTTCTCCAACATCGTACTGTCTGGAGGATCCACACTGCtcaaag GTTTCGGGGACAGGTTACTAAGCGAAGTGAAGAAGCTCGCTCCCAAAGACGTGAAGATCAAG ATTTCCGCCCCTCAGGAGAGGCTCTACTCCACGTGGATCGG TGGCTCCATCCTGGCGTCGTTGGACACCTTTAAGAAAATGTGGGTCAGCAAGAAGGAGTatgaggaggacagagcacgGGCCATCCACAGGAAGACCTTCTAA
- the LOC111961777 gene encoding E3 ubiquitin-protein ligase MARCHF5, whose translation MACVEEPPEKHCWVCFATEKEDRVAEWVSPCRCKGCTKWIHQACLQRWLDEKQKGNSGGAVSCPQCGTEYRIFFPKMGPLVYFLQQMNSALSRASPFTAAGVVLGTVYWSAVTYGAVTVMQVVGHKKGLDVMERADPLFLLMGLPTIPVMLVLGKMIRWEDYILRLWQRHSSKLQLLLPGIGRPLLRVPADGGNGGDHLSVSRTLCGALIFPSVASLVGRLIFSRVPSSLQRTVLGGIAFVVMKGVLKVYFKQQQYLIQANRHILNYPERGRDGETEGRSERGEDDTEDSGNE comes from the exons ATGGCCTGTGTGGAGGAGCCCCCTgagaa GCACTGCTGGGTGTGTTTTGCGACAGAGAAAGAGGACCGCGTGGCAGAGTGGGTGAGCCCCTGTAGATGTAAGGGCTGTACCAAGTGGATCCACCAGGCCTGTCTGCAGCGTTGGCTCGATGAGAAGCAGAAAGGAAACAGTGGAGGAGCCGTCAGCTGCCCTCAGTGTGGCACAGAGTACCGCATTTTCTTTCCCAAAATGg GGCCATTGGTATACTTCCTCCAGCAGATGAACAGTGCTCTGTCACGGGCCAGTCCATTCACTGCTGCCGGTGTGGTGCTGGGGACAGTCTATTGGTCAGCTGTCACCTATGGAGCTGTGACTGTCATGCAG gTGGTGGGCCATAAGAAGGGCTTGGATGTGATGGAGAGAGCAGATCCTCTGTTCCTCCTGATGGGTCTACCTACCATCCCTGTGATGCTTGTCCTGGGCAAGATGATCCGCTGGGAGGACTACATACTGAGGCTGTGGCAGAGACACTCCTCTAAACTACAGCTGCTATTGCCAG gTATAGGTCGTCCGTTGCTCCGTGTGCCAGCTGATGGGGGTAATGGAGGGGACCACCTGTCAGTGTCTCGTACTCTGTGTGGAGCTCTCATCTTCCCCTCTGTAGCCAGCCTGGTGGGACGACTGATCTTCAGCAGGGTACCCTCATCTCTGCAACGCACTGTTCTG GGTGGTATAGCATTTGTGGTGATGAAGGGAGTGTTGAAGGTGTATTTCAAACAGCAGCAGTACCTCATTCAGGCCAACCGCCACATCCTCAACTaccctgagagagggagggacggagagacggagggacggagcgagagaggagaagacgacACAGAGGACAGCGGAAATGAGTGA